From Brochothrix thermosphacta DSM 20171 = FSL F6-1036, a single genomic window includes:
- the clpP gene encoding ATP-dependent Clp endopeptidase proteolytic subunit ClpP: protein MNLIPTVIEQTSRGERAYDIYSRLLKDRIIMLGSQVNDDVANSIIAQLLFLDAQDPDKDIYLYINSPGGSVTAGMAIYDTMQFVKADVQTMAMGMAASMGSFLLTAGAPGKRFALPNAEIMIHQPLGGAQGQATEIEIAARHILATRAKLNKIISERTGQPIEKIEQDTDRDNFMTAEEAKAYGLIDDIVVSSQALK from the coding sequence ATGAACTTAATTCCAACAGTAATCGAACAAACATCACGTGGTGAACGCGCGTACGATATCTATTCACGCCTGCTCAAAGACCGCATTATTATGTTAGGTAGCCAAGTTAATGATGATGTTGCTAACTCTATCATTGCACAATTGTTATTCCTTGATGCTCAAGACCCTGACAAAGACATCTACTTATACATCAACTCACCCGGTGGTAGTGTAACCGCTGGTATGGCAATATATGACACGATGCAATTTGTTAAAGCTGATGTGCAAACAATGGCAATGGGTATGGCCGCTTCAATGGGTTCATTCCTTTTAACTGCAGGTGCACCTGGTAAACGATTCGCTCTTCCAAATGCTGAAATCATGATTCACCAACCTTTAGGTGGTGCTCAAGGTCAAGCAACTGAAATTGAAATTGCAGCGCGCCATATCTTGGCGACACGTGCTAAATTAAATAAAATTATTTCAGAACGTACGGGTCAACCGATTGAAAAAATCGAACAAGATACTGATCGTGATAACTTTATGACTGCTGAAGAAGCAAAAGCATATGGTTTAATCGATGATATCGTTGTTAGTAGCCAAGCACTTAAATAA
- the treR gene encoding trehalose operon repressor, whose protein sequence is MGNKNKFMDIYKDLARAIDGKVYRVGEPLPSENELAQKHNVSRETVRKALRRLSETGYIQKRQGKGSIVLDKTRFDFPVSGLTSFKELMDTNLSDNYTKIIRNEEMFLPAELADSMAMPHDFPVIRLTRVRYIDGEAVIIDDDYLSKKYVESIPDERAMISIYDYMENDLDLKIDFAHKQYTVEPVSKEDETLLDLHEDTHVVVVRSDVHLENTEFVEYTISRHRLDKFRFVDFARRQH, encoded by the coding sequence ATGGGAAATAAGAATAAATTCATGGATATCTATAAGGATCTAGCTCGTGCAATTGATGGGAAAGTGTATCGTGTCGGAGAGCCTTTGCCTAGTGAAAACGAATTGGCACAAAAACATAACGTGTCACGAGAGACGGTTCGTAAAGCTTTAAGACGACTAAGCGAAACAGGCTATATTCAAAAACGACAGGGAAAAGGCTCAATTGTATTAGATAAAACACGGTTTGATTTTCCTGTCTCAGGTTTAACAAGTTTTAAAGAATTGATGGATACTAACTTGTCTGATAATTATACAAAAATCATCCGTAATGAGGAGATGTTTTTGCCGGCTGAACTCGCAGATTCTATGGCAATGCCGCATGACTTTCCTGTTATTCGCCTCACACGCGTACGTTATATTGATGGTGAAGCGGTTATTATTGATGACGATTATTTGTCGAAGAAGTATGTAGAATCGATTCCGGATGAACGTGCTATGATTTCAATTTATGATTATATGGAAAATGATTTAGACTTGAAAATTGATTTTGCACATAAGCAATACACAGTAGAACCTGTTTCTAAGGAAGATGAAACCTTGCTTGATCTCCATGAAGATACACATGTTGTGGTAGTACGAAGCGATGTTCATTTAGAGAATACTGAATTTGTTGAATACACTATTTCGCGTCACCGTTTAGATAAGTTTCGTTTTGTTGATTTTGCGCGACGACAACACTAA
- a CDS encoding XRE family transcriptional regulator → MRSNDEIITILTDLKNKKELSLSELARRVGMAKSALSRYFNKTREFPLNKVEDFARVLDSTSEYILGFEDEDITSIYSQLNEQRQTKVYNYASRQLEEQNSNVTSIDKNKKVYVLGKTAANPTEVSYGDAVYDETIDTNVPRNADCALVIQGDSMEPLLHDGSIVFYKQQCEVENGEVAIVDIDGNGVTCKKVYFNYDDNIVILKSLNSKYDDRELSPERVRIIGKVVL, encoded by the coding sequence ATGCGTTCAAACGATGAAATAATTACTATATTAACTGATTTAAAAAATAAAAAAGAGCTTTCTTTAAGTGAATTAGCACGAAGGGTTGGCATGGCTAAATCTGCATTATCTCGTTATTTCAATAAAACAAGAGAGTTCCCTTTAAACAAAGTTGAAGACTTCGCTCGTGTTTTGGATAGTACATCTGAGTACATTCTTGGGTTTGAAGATGAAGACATTACGTCTATCTACAGCCAACTAAACGAACAACGTCAAACGAAAGTTTACAACTACGCTTCACGTCAATTAGAAGAACAAAATAGCAATGTCACTTCTATAGATAAGAATAAAAAAGTTTACGTGTTAGGTAAGACAGCAGCAAACCCGACAGAAGTAAGTTATGGCGATGCTGTATATGATGAAACGATAGATACTAATGTCCCTCGCAATGCTGATTGCGCACTAGTTATTCAAGGTGATTCAATGGAACCTTTGTTACATGATGGGTCAATTGTTTTTTACAAACAACAATGCGAAGTTGAAAATGGCGAGGTCGCTATCGTAGATATTGATGGTAATGGTGTCACTTGTAAAAAAGTTTATTTCAACTACGATGACAATATTGTTATACTTAAATCGTTAAACAGCAAATACGACGACAGAGAGCTATCGCCTGAACGCGTACGTATTATTGGCAAAGTTGTTTTATAA
- a CDS encoding helix-turn-helix domain-containing protein, protein MTIDLKRIKAERIAKGFTQDEMAEQLGWKTRTPYAKRENGLVGIGADELGRIAHVLGYSTNELGIFFTKNVPDEERKLQKV, encoded by the coding sequence ATGACAATTGATTTAAAAAGAATTAAAGCAGAACGTATCGCAAAAGGTTTCACTCAAGATGAGATGGCGGAACAATTAGGTTGGAAAACAAGAACACCATACGCTAAAAGAGAAAACGGTTTGGTGGGGATAGGCGCGGATGAGTTAGGACGTATTGCACACGTATTAGGTTATTCAACAAACGAGTTAGGTATTTTTTTTACCAAGAACGTTCCCGATGAAGAACGAAAATTACAAAAAGTATAG
- a CDS encoding site-specific integrase: protein MASIQKLSKGNYRYRISYKKNGKYKTISKSGFSNQKLANIAAAEVEKKLFQGHDVNAGNNDIVESFQEWFEIYKKGKRTIENDKHYFYAIKFAKQYFSDTALKDLTKEMYQAALNDFGDSHHKETTRKRHTYFRSFIREMFEEGKIARDPTARIELTGRENENDTLKCLTEKETTILLQAVNRNLTLKYKSRYFIKFAIATGCRFSEILGLTWDCVDLKNKTVKINKTWNYLDNSGFKKTKNASSNRTITIDDNTVAWLAEMRQNRIVELSGNNLVFTDDGVKPITNNAVNKCLRNICIKENITVITCHGLRHTHATLLLYNDCNIKYVSKRLGHETIVTTLQTYSHVMDEMEQKEYTKVNEFMKKII from the coding sequence ATGGCAAGTATACAAAAATTGAGTAAAGGTAATTATCGCTATCGCATTTCTTATAAAAAGAACGGTAAATATAAAACAATATCGAAGTCAGGTTTTTCTAACCAAAAATTGGCTAACATAGCTGCAGCAGAAGTTGAAAAAAAATTATTTCAAGGTCATGATGTAAATGCCGGTAATAATGATATTGTTGAATCGTTCCAAGAATGGTTCGAAATATACAAAAAAGGGAAACGGACAATCGAAAACGACAAGCACTATTTTTACGCAATTAAGTTCGCGAAACAGTATTTCAGCGACACAGCACTAAAAGATTTAACCAAAGAAATGTATCAGGCAGCTTTGAACGATTTTGGAGATAGTCATCATAAAGAAACGACGCGTAAACGGCATACTTACTTTAGATCATTTATAAGAGAGATGTTTGAAGAAGGTAAAATAGCACGTGATCCAACCGCTCGAATAGAATTAACGGGGAGAGAAAACGAAAACGATACTTTAAAGTGTCTTACAGAAAAAGAAACAACTATATTATTACAAGCAGTCAATCGAAATCTTACACTAAAATACAAGTCCAGGTACTTTATAAAATTCGCAATTGCTACAGGTTGTCGTTTTTCTGAAATATTAGGGTTAACATGGGACTGTGTAGATTTGAAAAACAAAACGGTTAAAATAAACAAAACTTGGAACTATCTTGATAATAGTGGATTTAAGAAAACTAAGAATGCATCATCTAATAGAACAATTACTATAGATGATAATACAGTCGCTTGGCTTGCTGAAATGCGACAAAACCGCATTGTTGAACTTTCAGGCAACAATCTAGTATTTACAGATGACGGAGTTAAACCGATAACTAACAATGCTGTTAATAAATGCTTAAGAAACATATGTATAAAAGAAAATATTACAGTCATTACCTGTCACGGTTTAAGGCACACTCATGCGACTTTACTTCTATACAATGACTGTAATATCAAATACGTTTCAAAAAGATTAGGACACGAAACCATCGTTACTACACTTCAAACATACTCGCACGTTATGGATGAGATGGAACAAAAAGAATACACTAAAGTTAATGAATTTATGAAAAAAATTATATAA
- the treC gene encoding alpha,alpha-phosphotrehalase: MTKKNWREASIYQIYPKSFNDANGDGIGDIQGIREKIPYLKELGIDMVWLTPMQPSPQKDNGYDVSDYCAINPVYGTIEEFKVLLEELHAEGIDMMLDMVLNHTSTEHHWFQEAKKSKDNPYHDYYIWREGEPETLPNNWQSKFGGSSWAYNDATSEFYLHLFDVTQADLDWRNPKVREEIKAVLKFWADLGVDGFRLDVINLISKDDTFPDDYVGDGRRFYTDGEHVHAYLNEINTEVFTPYGILTVGEMSSTSMEACIQYTQPENKELDMTFNFHHLKVDYKDGDKWQLKDMDFSQLKTLLSDWQTGMQAGGGWNALFWCNHDQPRIVSRYGNDSVEYREKSAKMLALAMHGLQGTPYIYQGEEIGATNPKWRSIDEFMDVESTNMFEIMIKEGRTEAEAFEIVCQRSRDNSRTPIPWSSADNAGFTTGKPWLKIAENYTTINVTEALERKDSVFYFYQHLIALRKAEKTLVNGLFKRQDQDDAAVFAYDRVDGKEVLRVAANFTDETVTFEWSEDIRLAETLLTNYEGEATTYQTKVQLRPYESIIWKGETLA, encoded by the coding sequence ATGACGAAGAAAAATTGGCGCGAAGCCAGTATATATCAAATTTATCCAAAAAGTTTTAACGATGCTAATGGAGATGGTATCGGAGATATTCAAGGGATACGTGAAAAAATACCCTATCTAAAAGAATTAGGTATCGATATGGTATGGCTTACGCCAATGCAACCCTCTCCTCAAAAAGATAATGGGTATGATGTTTCAGATTATTGTGCAATCAATCCAGTATACGGTACAATTGAAGAATTTAAAGTGTTGTTAGAAGAGTTACATGCAGAAGGTATCGATATGATGTTAGATATGGTGCTTAACCATACATCCACGGAACATCATTGGTTCCAGGAAGCAAAAAAATCAAAAGATAATCCTTACCATGATTATTATATTTGGCGTGAAGGTGAACCTGAAACGCTACCAAATAATTGGCAATCAAAATTTGGTGGGAGTAGCTGGGCATATAATGATGCAACATCGGAATTCTATTTGCACCTATTTGATGTGACTCAAGCTGACTTGGATTGGCGCAACCCTAAAGTGCGTGAAGAAATAAAAGCCGTATTGAAATTTTGGGCTGATTTAGGCGTAGATGGTTTCCGTTTAGATGTGATTAACTTGATATCAAAAGACGACACATTCCCAGACGATTATGTTGGTGATGGGCGTCGTTTTTATACAGACGGTGAGCATGTCCATGCTTATCTAAATGAAATTAATACAGAAGTCTTCACACCATATGGTATTTTAACTGTTGGTGAAATGTCATCAACTTCAATGGAAGCATGTATACAATACACGCAACCAGAAAACAAAGAATTAGATATGACATTTAACTTCCATCATTTAAAAGTCGATTATAAAGATGGTGATAAATGGCAATTAAAAGATATGGATTTTAGCCAGTTGAAAACATTGTTAAGTGATTGGCAAACAGGTATGCAAGCAGGTGGAGGTTGGAATGCATTGTTCTGGTGCAATCACGATCAACCCCGAATTGTTTCACGCTATGGTAATGATTCTGTTGAATACCGTGAAAAATCAGCAAAAATGTTAGCGCTAGCTATGCACGGTTTACAAGGAACACCCTATATTTATCAAGGTGAAGAAATTGGAGCAACAAATCCGAAATGGCGTTCAATTGACGAGTTTATGGATGTTGAATCAACTAATATGTTTGAAATCATGATTAAAGAAGGCCGAACAGAGGCAGAAGCCTTTGAGATTGTTTGTCAACGTTCACGCGATAACAGCCGTACGCCAATACCTTGGAGTTCAGCAGACAACGCTGGGTTTACTACTGGAAAACCATGGTTGAAAATAGCAGAGAATTATACTACTATTAACGTAACGGAAGCACTCGAACGAAAAGACTCAGTATTCTATTTTTACCAACACTTGATTGCTTTGCGAAAAGCTGAAAAGACGTTAGTTAACGGTCTTTTTAAACGTCAAGATCAAGATGATGCGGCTGTTTTTGCTTATGATCGAGTAGATGGTAAAGAAGTATTGCGCGTTGCGGCAAACTTTACAGATGAAACAGTAACGTTTGAGTGGTCAGAAGATATTCGTCTAGCGGAGACTTTGCTGACAAACTATGAAGGAGAGGCGACAACGTATCAAACCAAAGTACAGTTACGCCCTTACGAGAGCATTATCTGGAAAGGTGAAACGTTAGCCTAA